The following are encoded in a window of Cervus canadensis isolate Bull #8, Minnesota chromosome 11, ASM1932006v1, whole genome shotgun sequence genomic DNA:
- the IFT46 gene encoding intraflagellar transport protein 46 homolog isoform X2, translating into MADNSSDEYEDENNKEKKKTSQLTPQRGFSENDDDDDDDDSSETDSDDDDDDEEHGAPLEGAYDPADYEHLPVSAEIKELFQYISRYTPQLIDLDHKLKPFIPDFIPAVGDIDAFLKVPRPDGKPDNLGLLVLDEPSTKQSDPTVLSLWLTENSKQHNITQHMKVKSLEDAEKNPKAIDTWIESISELHRSKPPATVHYTRPMPDIDTLMQEWSPEFEELLGKVSLPTAEIDCSLAEYIDMICAILDIPVYKSRIQSLHLLFSLYSEFKNSQHFKALAEGKTAFTPPSNSNSQAGDAETLTFS; encoded by the exons ATGGCTGATAACAGCAGTGATGAGTATGAAGATGAAAATAACAAG GAGAAGAAGAAGACCTCACAGCTGACGCCTCAGCGGGGCTTTAGTgagaatgatgatgatgatgatgatgatgactcaTCTGAAACTGAttctgatgatgatgatgatgatgaagagcACGGGGCCCCTCTGGAAGG GGCGTACGATCCTGCAGACTATGAGCATTTGCCAGTTTCTGCTGAGATTAAGGAGCTCTTCCAGTACATCAGCAG GTATACACCACAGTTGATTGACCTGGACCACAAACTGAAGCCTTTCATTCCTGATTTCATCCCAGCTGTTGGGGATATTGATGCATTCTTAAAG GTTCCACGTCCTGATGGAAAGCCTGACAACCTTGGCCTATTGGTATTGGATGAGCCTTCGACAAAGCAGTCAGACCCCACAGTGCTCTCACTGTGGTTAACAGAGAATTCCAAACAGCACAACATTACA CAACATATGAAAGTAAAGAGCCTGGAAGATGCAGAAAAGAATCCCAAAGCCATTGACACATGGATTGAGAGCATCTCTGAGTTACACCGTTCCAAGCCCCCTGCAACTGTGCACTATACCAG GCCTATGCCTGATATTGACACACTGATGCAGGAGTGGTCTCCAGAGTTTGAAGAACTTTTGGGAAAG GTGAGCCTGCCCACAGCAGAGATTGATTGCAGCCTGGCAGAGTACATTGATATGATCTGTG CCATTCTAGACATCCCTGTCTACAAGAGTAGAATTCAGTCCCTCCATCTGCTCTTTTCCCTCTACTCGGAATTCAAGAACTCACAG CATTTTAAAGCTCTAGCTGAAGGCAAGACAGCGTTCACCCCTCCATCCAACTCCAACTCCCAGGCTGGAGATGCCGAGACATTAACCTTCAGCTGA
- the IFT46 gene encoding intraflagellar transport protein 46 homolog isoform X1: protein MADNSSDEYEDENNKEKKKTSQLTPQRGFSENDDDDDDDDSSETDSDDDDDDEEHGAPLEGAYDPADYEHLPVSAEIKELFQYISRYTPQLIDLDHKLKPFIPDFIPAVGDIDAFLKVPRPDGKPDNLGLLVLDEPSTKQSDPTVLSLWLTENSKQHNITQHMKVKSLEDAEKNPKAIDTWIESISELHRSKPPATVHYTRPMPDIDTLMQEWSPEFEELLGKVSLPTAEIDCSLAEYIDMICVTHSIWEGTGHLNRNAPYSQICVCFCSWEFSISAILDIPVYKSRIQSLHLLFSLYSEFKNSQHFKALAEGKTAFTPPSNSNSQAGDAETLTFS, encoded by the exons ATGGCTGATAACAGCAGTGATGAGTATGAAGATGAAAATAACAAG GAGAAGAAGAAGACCTCACAGCTGACGCCTCAGCGGGGCTTTAGTgagaatgatgatgatgatgatgatgatgactcaTCTGAAACTGAttctgatgatgatgatgatgatgaagagcACGGGGCCCCTCTGGAAGG GGCGTACGATCCTGCAGACTATGAGCATTTGCCAGTTTCTGCTGAGATTAAGGAGCTCTTCCAGTACATCAGCAG GTATACACCACAGTTGATTGACCTGGACCACAAACTGAAGCCTTTCATTCCTGATTTCATCCCAGCTGTTGGGGATATTGATGCATTCTTAAAG GTTCCACGTCCTGATGGAAAGCCTGACAACCTTGGCCTATTGGTATTGGATGAGCCTTCGACAAAGCAGTCAGACCCCACAGTGCTCTCACTGTGGTTAACAGAGAATTCCAAACAGCACAACATTACA CAACATATGAAAGTAAAGAGCCTGGAAGATGCAGAAAAGAATCCCAAAGCCATTGACACATGGATTGAGAGCATCTCTGAGTTACACCGTTCCAAGCCCCCTGCAACTGTGCACTATACCAG GCCTATGCCTGATATTGACACACTGATGCAGGAGTGGTCTCCAGAGTTTGAAGAACTTTTGGGAAAG GTGAGCCTGCCCACAGCAGAGATTGATTGCAGCCTGGCAGAGTACATTGATATGATCTGTG TGACACATTCCATCTGGGAAGGGACTGGCCACCTGAACAGAAATGCCCCATATTCCCagatttgtgtttgtttctgctcaTGGGAGTTCTCAATTTCAGCCATTCTAGACATCCCTGTCTACAAGAGTAGAATTCAGTCCCTCCATCTGCTCTTTTCCCTCTACTCGGAATTCAAGAACTCACAG CATTTTAAAGCTCTAGCTGAAGGCAAGACAGCGTTCACCCCTCCATCCAACTCCAACTCCCAGGCTGGAGATGCCGAGACATTAACCTTCAGCTGA